A genomic segment from Sphingopyxis sp. DBS4 encodes:
- a CDS encoding acetyl/propionyl/methylcrotonyl-CoA carboxylase subunit alpha: MIASLLIANRGEIACRIIRTAREMGIRTVAVYSDADAKALQVREADEAVHIGPSPARESYLVGEKIIAAAKATGAEAIHPGYGFLSENAGFAQAVTDAGLVWVGPKPSSITAMGLKDAAKTLMADAGVPVTPGYMGENQDPAFLAEQAAEIGYPVLIKAVAGGGGKGMRKVDAAADFADALASCQREAAASFGNDHVLIEKYILTPRHIEVQVFGDTHGNVVHLFERDCSLQRRHQKVIEEAPAPGMDEATRADLCAAAVRAAKAVDYVGAGTIEFIADASEGLRADRIWFMEMNTRLQVEHPVTEEITGVDLVEWQLRVASGEPIPLTQDQLAINGWAMEARLYAEDPAKGFLPSIGTLELFQLPEQLGRIDTGVYEGAEVAPFYDPMIAKVIAYGEDREEAREMLSEMLEDSAIWPVKTNSAFLIAALDHPDFVAGTVDTGLIGRDGDRMAAEPAPSSQALTNAAMAMVPRSLQSGFRLNAPDVRSAPFLLDGKRVDVTLHGPGADEPAPSMLIAEAGSVWQLSPWRAQGGATGSAGDGAILSPMPGKIIAVDVAAGDAVTKGQKLLTLEAMKMEHSLTAPFDGVVAELNAVAGAQVQVEALLAKIEAAE, from the coding sequence GTGATCGCCTCGCTTCTCATCGCCAATCGCGGCGAGATCGCATGTCGCATCATCCGCACCGCGCGCGAAATGGGCATCAGGACCGTCGCGGTCTATTCGGACGCCGACGCGAAGGCGCTGCAAGTGCGCGAGGCCGACGAGGCTGTGCATATCGGGCCGTCGCCGGCGCGCGAATCCTATCTGGTGGGCGAGAAGATCATCGCCGCCGCGAAGGCGACCGGGGCCGAAGCGATCCATCCGGGTTATGGCTTCCTCTCCGAAAATGCCGGGTTCGCGCAGGCCGTGACCGATGCCGGGCTCGTGTGGGTCGGTCCGAAGCCTTCGTCGATCACCGCGATGGGGCTCAAGGACGCGGCCAAGACGCTGATGGCCGATGCCGGGGTGCCGGTGACGCCGGGCTATATGGGTGAAAATCAGGACCCCGCTTTCCTTGCCGAACAGGCCGCCGAGATCGGCTATCCCGTGCTGATCAAGGCGGTCGCGGGCGGCGGCGGCAAGGGGATGCGCAAGGTCGATGCCGCGGCCGATTTCGCCGACGCGCTCGCCTCGTGCCAGCGCGAAGCGGCGGCGTCTTTCGGCAACGACCATGTGCTGATCGAGAAATATATCCTGACCCCGCGCCATATCGAGGTGCAGGTGTTCGGCGACACGCACGGCAATGTCGTTCACCTGTTCGAGCGCGACTGCTCGCTCCAGCGGCGGCACCAAAAGGTGATCGAGGAAGCCCCTGCCCCCGGCATGGACGAAGCGACCCGCGCCGACCTCTGCGCCGCCGCGGTGCGCGCCGCGAAGGCAGTCGACTATGTCGGCGCGGGGACGATCGAGTTCATCGCCGACGCCAGCGAAGGCCTGCGCGCCGACCGCATCTGGTTCATGGAAATGAACACGCGATTGCAAGTCGAGCATCCGGTGACCGAGGAAATCACCGGCGTCGATCTGGTCGAATGGCAGCTTCGCGTCGCGAGCGGCGAACCGATCCCGCTGACGCAGGATCAACTCGCGATCAATGGCTGGGCGATGGAGGCGCGCCTCTATGCCGAAGATCCGGCGAAGGGTTTCCTGCCGTCGATTGGCACGCTCGAACTCTTCCAGCTTCCCGAGCAACTCGGCCGCATCGACACCGGCGTCTATGAGGGCGCCGAGGTTGCGCCTTTCTATGACCCGATGATCGCCAAGGTGATTGCCTATGGCGAGGATCGCGAGGAAGCGCGCGAAATGCTGTCGGAGATGCTGGAGGATAGCGCGATCTGGCCGGTGAAGACCAATTCGGCCTTCCTGATTGCCGCGCTCGATCATCCCGATTTCGTGGCGGGTACGGTCGATACGGGGCTTATCGGCCGCGACGGCGACCGCATGGCCGCCGAGCCGGCGCCATCGAGCCAAGCGCTGACCAACGCTGCGATGGCGATGGTGCCGCGCTCGCTCCAATCGGGCTTTCGCCTCAACGCCCCCGATGTGCGCAGCGCGCCCTTCCTGCTCGACGGCAAACGCGTGGACGTGACGCTCCACGGCCCCGGCGCCGACGAGCCCGCGCCATCGATGCTGATCGCCGAAGCGGGCTCGGTCTGGCAATTGTCGCCATGGCGCGCCCAGGGCGGCGCGACCGGCAGCGCCGGCGACGGCGCGATCCTGTCGCCGATGCCGGGCAAGATCATCGCCGTCGATGTCGCCGCGGGCGACGCGGTGACCAAGGGCCAGAAGCTGCTGACCCTCGAGGCGATGAAGATGGAACATAGCCTGACCGCGCCGTTCGATGGCGTCGTCGCGGAACTCAACGCCGTCGCGGGCGCGCAGGTGCAGGTCGAGGCGCTGCTCGCGAAGATCGAGGCGGCCGAATGA
- a CDS encoding endonuclease domain-containing protein gives MITGPRDTLKRARKLRSEMSLPERMLWRVLRERPDGFKFRRQHPAGIYILDFYCPAVRLAIEVDGRTHDGERAARQDAVRSNFLKSQHVATLRVPATAIMTNLEAAMVRITDVCKERAMKISERQGKPPVPLHHPADGPPPRAGEDRL, from the coding sequence ATGATCACCGGCCCCCGCGACACGCTGAAACGCGCCCGCAAATTGCGGAGCGAAATGAGCCTGCCCGAACGGATGCTCTGGCGGGTATTGCGGGAGCGGCCGGATGGCTTCAAGTTTCGGCGTCAACACCCGGCAGGTATCTATATTCTGGATTTCTATTGTCCGGCGGTGCGGCTGGCGATCGAGGTCGATGGGCGAACGCATGACGGTGAGCGCGCCGCGCGACAGGATGCGGTCCGATCGAATTTCCTGAAATCGCAGCATGTCGCAACGCTGCGTGTGCCGGCGACGGCGATCATGACCAATTTGGAGGCCGCGATGGTGCGGATAACGGACGTGTGCAAGGAACGGGCGATGAAGATCAGCGAACGGCAAGGCAAACCGCCTGTGCCCCTCCACCATCCTGCAGATGGTCCCCCTCCCCGTGCCGGGGAGGATCGACTGTGA
- a CDS encoding MaoC family dehydratase: MAGKFFDEWRIGDTLTHDIRRTVTETDNLLFTTMTHNPQPLHLDIEAAKASEFGQILVNGTFTFSLMVGLSVGDTTLGTLVANLGYDKLVMPKPVFLGDTLRATSEVIGLKESKSRPNAGIVTFLHRCINQRDEVVCQCERSALIKKKDA; encoded by the coding sequence ATGGCTGGCAAGTTTTTCGACGAATGGCGGATCGGCGACACGTTGACGCACGACATCCGCCGCACCGTGACCGAGACCGACAATCTGCTGTTCACGACGATGACGCATAACCCGCAGCCGCTGCATCTCGACATCGAGGCGGCGAAGGCGTCGGAGTTCGGGCAGATTCTCGTCAACGGCACCTTCACCTTCAGCCTGATGGTCGGGCTGTCGGTCGGCGACACGACGCTCGGCACGCTCGTCGCCAACCTCGGCTACGACAAGCTCGTGATGCCGAAGCCGGTGTTCCTCGGCGACACGCTGCGCGCGACGAGCGAGGTGATCGGCCTCAAGGAATCGAAATCGCGGCCGAATGCGGGTATCGTCACCTTCCTGCACCGCTGCATCAACCAACGCGACGAGGTCGTCTGCCAGTGCGAACGATCGGCGCTGATCAAGAAGAAGGACGCCTGA
- a CDS encoding GNAT family N-acetyltransferase, whose product MSGLILRDATKADLPAILAMLAEDVIPPGREADPSDPRYLAAFEAIDADPNQRLIAAELDGRIVGTMQLSFLPGLSFIGSWRGLIEAVRIVADLRGQRLGEQMILWAVDQCRARACKLVQLTSSATRTAAHRFYARLGFVQSHVGMKLHLRD is encoded by the coding sequence ATGAGCGGCCTGATCCTCCGCGACGCGACGAAGGCCGACCTTCCCGCGATCCTCGCGATGCTCGCCGAGGATGTGATTCCGCCGGGCCGCGAGGCCGACCCATCGGACCCGCGTTACCTCGCCGCGTTCGAGGCGATCGACGCCGACCCGAACCAGCGGCTGATCGCGGCCGAACTCGACGGCCGCATCGTCGGGACGATGCAACTGAGCTTCTTGCCGGGGCTTTCCTTTATCGGAAGCTGGCGCGGACTGATCGAGGCGGTGCGCATCGTCGCCGACCTCCGCGGACAGAGGCTGGGCGAGCAGATGATCCTGTGGGCGGTGGACCAGTGCCGCGCGCGCGCCTGCAAGCTCGTCCAGCTTACATCGTCGGCAACGCGCACCGCGGCACACCGCTTTTACGCCCGGCTCGGCTTCGTACAGAGCCATGTCGGCATGAAACTGCATTTGAGGGACTGA